A genomic segment from Treponema sp. Marseille-Q3903 encodes:
- a CDS encoding ABC transporter ATP-binding protein: MSTIRKLVSGIERKYIRNSILSPLFMIGEVVMEVIIPFIMAKIIDLGIANRDLPFVAKYGILMIGLACFSLLCGMLGTVFSTTAAQGFGYNLRKRLYAKVQSFSFANIDKFSTASLVTRLTTDVNMAQNVYRMMIQMCVRSPFMLVAGTLMAFKINSGLAVIFLVAIPAIIIAVIVIATIAFPRFSRMMKKIDVMNGTIQENLIGIRVVKAYVRTNFEEDKFRKAADDVRTTQVKAEKVVIFMIPIMQLTMYLTMIAVLWFGGNQVIRGTMLSGELISFFTYVTQVLMSIMMLGMVFVSIVMVQASNRRIVEVLDENSDITNPISPVEKVLDGSIKFTNVNFSYNKKGDNCVLKDINLEIKSGQVVGIIGGTGSSKTTLVSLLPRLYDVYSGTVEIGGEDVRKYDLKVLRDSVAIVLQKNILFSGTIKDNLKWGNENATDEQIVQACKAADADCFISSFPDGYDTELGQGGVNVSGGQKQRLCIARALLKNPKILILDDSTSAVDTATEGRIHETLKELVPDTTKIVIAQRISSVKDADVIFVLDEGKISGYGTHDELIANNEIYREVYESQQQGSGDADLF, translated from the coding sequence ATGTCAACTATTAGAAAACTAGTTAGCGGGATTGAAAGAAAATATATAAGAAATTCGATTCTTTCTCCTCTCTTCATGATTGGCGAAGTTGTGATGGAAGTAATTATTCCTTTCATAATGGCAAAAATTATCGATTTAGGGATTGCAAATAGAGATTTGCCGTTTGTCGCAAAATATGGAATTTTGATGATTGGACTGGCATGCTTTTCACTTTTGTGCGGAATGCTTGGAACGGTTTTTTCTACAACTGCGGCACAAGGATTTGGCTATAATTTACGAAAGAGGCTTTATGCAAAAGTCCAGTCCTTTTCATTTGCAAACATCGATAAATTCAGCACGGCTTCACTTGTCACTCGTCTCACGACAGATGTCAACATGGCTCAAAACGTTTACCGAATGATGATTCAAATGTGCGTTCGCTCTCCTTTTATGCTCGTCGCAGGAACTCTGATGGCATTTAAAATCAACAGCGGACTTGCTGTTATATTCCTAGTCGCAATTCCTGCAATCATAATTGCTGTAATTGTCATTGCAACAATCGCTTTTCCGCGTTTTTCCAGAATGATGAAAAAAATCGACGTCATGAACGGTACGATTCAGGAAAATTTGATTGGAATCCGCGTTGTAAAAGCGTATGTCCGCACAAACTTTGAAGAAGATAAATTTCGCAAAGCGGCAGATGACGTTCGGACGACGCAGGTAAAAGCCGAAAAAGTTGTCATCTTTATGATACCTATCATGCAGCTCACAATGTATTTGACAATGATCGCTGTACTGTGGTTTGGAGGAAATCAAGTGATCCGCGGCACAATGCTAAGCGGAGAATTGATAAGCTTTTTTACATACGTAACTCAAGTTCTTATGTCTATCATGATGCTTGGAATGGTTTTCGTTTCAATCGTGATGGTGCAGGCATCTAACAGACGTATTGTTGAAGTTTTAGACGAAAACTCAGATATCACAAACCCGATTTCGCCAGTTGAAAAAGTTCTAGACGGTTCAATTAAGTTTACAAACGTGAATTTCAGCTACAATAAAAAAGGTGATAACTGCGTTCTAAAAGATATAAATCTTGAAATTAAGAGTGGGCAAGTTGTCGGAATTATTGGAGGAACAGGTTCATCAAAGACAACTTTGGTATCCCTTTTGCCACGTCTTTACGATGTTTACAGCGGCACTGTGGAAATAGGCGGAGAAGATGTTCGCAAATACGATTTAAAAGTTTTGCGTGACAGCGTTGCAATTGTTTTACAAAAAAATATCTTGTTTAGCGGAACTATCAAAGACAATCTTAAATGGGGAAATGAAAATGCCACCGATGAACAGATTGTGCAGGCATGTAAAGCCGCAGATGCAGACTGTTTTATCTCTTCGTTCCCGGACGGATACGATACTGAACTAGGGCAGGGCGGCGTCAACGTTTCGGGAGGGCAAAAACAGAGGCTTTGCATTGCGCGTGCGCTGCTAAAAAATCCGAAGATTTTAATTCTCGACGACAGTACATCTGCTGTAGACACAGCGACAGAAGGACGCATTCATGAAACGCTCAAAGAACTCGTCCCTGATACGACAAAGATCGTCATTGCGCAACGTATTTCTTCTGTAAAAGATGCCGATGTAATTTTTGTTCTTGATGAAGGGAAAATCAGCGGTTATGGCACACACGATGAACTCATAGCCAATAATGAAATTTACCGTGAAGTATATGAATCACAGCAACAGGGAAGCGGCGACGCTGACTTGTTTTAG
- a CDS encoding polysaccharide biosynthesis C-terminal domain-containing protein, which yields MNTNQFGAIFVHDKKIILMVSKGLLVFAPEFILMGINVIASMYFTALGKAKESALISSLRGLIILLILTFIFPAFFGITGVWIISPLTEALTMIVTVMFLHKSIDK from the coding sequence TTGAATACCAATCAATTTGGCGCTATATTTGTACACGATAAAAAAATTATTTTGATGGTTTCCAAAGGCCTTTTGGTATTCGCACCTGAATTTATCCTGATGGGAATAAACGTGATTGCTTCTATGTATTTTACAGCTCTTGGAAAAGCAAAGGAATCGGCTCTAATTTCAAGTCTGCGAGGTTTGATAATTCTTTTGATTCTTACTTTTATTTTTCCCGCATTTTTCGGAATCACAGGTGTTTGGATTATAAGTCCTTTGACAGAAGCTCTGACAATGATCGTCACTGTCATGTTTTTGCATAAATCAATAGACAAATGA
- a CDS encoding DUF4230 domain-containing protein, whose product MERRKSLLKRAEKIQKENKNFREKKHRLLTKILLRIFTILIIAAIVLAGGYIGLKKFTKVRQESKSALIERQLSFCQELITAKYRYSDIITLKKSAGFSKSYSIIKYRGIIRAGIADVTDISYDVSLNGKKIILKMPDAEILGNEISGQEVFDEKQSIFVPITTQEIFDEIESARKQAAEDMIADGILNDAKLYAENIVRQFMLSIGFEEVLFSK is encoded by the coding sequence ATGGAACGAAGAAAATCACTTTTAAAACGCGCCGAAAAAATTCAGAAAGAAAACAAAAATTTTCGCGAAAAAAAACATCGGCTGCTTACAAAAATTTTGCTGAGAATTTTTACAATACTGATAATCGCAGCAATCGTTTTGGCAGGCGGATATATCGGATTAAAGAAGTTTACCAAAGTCAGACAGGAAAGCAAATCTGCGCTGATAGAACGCCAGCTTTCGTTTTGTCAGGAGCTTATAACTGCAAAGTACCGCTATAGCGATATCATAACGCTCAAAAAATCGGCAGGTTTTTCAAAGAGTTACAGCATAATAAAATACCGTGGAATAATACGGGCTGGGATAGCGGATGTGACAGACATTTCATACGATGTTTCTTTGAACGGAAAAAAAATAATCTTAAAAATGCCTGATGCGGAAATTCTTGGTAATGAGATTTCCGGTCAGGAAGTGTTCGATGAAAAACAGAGTATTTTTGTACCGATTACGACGCAGGAGATTTTTGATGAAATTGAATCTGCGCGCAAGCAGGCTGCTGAAGATATGATTGCAGACGGAATTCTAAATGATGCAAAACTTTATGCAGAAAATATCGTCCGTCAGTTTATGCTCTCTATCGGATTTGAAGAAGTATTGTTTTCAAAATAG
- a CDS encoding ABC transporter ATP-binding protein — protein MPPMKPGKMETPKNAKKTIGRILNYMEKFRALWILVLLCVIVSSGASVLGIYFIKPALNNYIIPLIGQQNPNMIGFAKLLLSALVILIFGAFASWCNSRLMLFISTNLLFNIRCDLFNKLEKLPIKFYDSHTHGELMSRFTNDTDALREMMSQTIPQLFSSILTVVAVFIMMIVLSPMLTIIMVVTMFFATLLVTKIGKKSAKAFRENQKCIGELNGFIEEMIEGQKVIKVFNHETKAKADFEKLNSNLRKAGTAAMTYSGFMGPLMNNVSHMQYAIIAICGAAFMIIGENGIINLNWFTGVLNIGAIAAFLQYTRSFSQPISMMSMQATSVLNALAGAERIFAVIDEAPEVDEGKFTLVNAYEAKVKDSVKLVQSFATTGEWAWKNTADNSLHRLEGEVIFDHVTFGYKPEKTVLKDISIHAKPGMKIALVGSTGSGKTTTINLLSRFYDVAPENGKITFDGIPLNDISKDALRKSLGMVQQTTHLFTGTIRENIRYGNLDASDAQIYEAAKLANADYFIKHLEKGYDTVISGDGSSLSQGQRQLLAIARAAVANPPVLVLDEATSSIDTRTEKLIEEGMDALMKGRTTFVIAHRLSTVRNADEIIVLEHGTIIERGTHEELIAAKGRYYFLYTGNKISLDE, from the coding sequence ATGCCACCAATGAAACCTGGAAAAATGGAAACCCCTAAAAACGCAAAAAAAACAATCGGCAGAATTCTAAACTACATGGAAAAATTCAGGGCGCTGTGGATTTTAGTTTTGCTCTGTGTAATAGTCAGTTCTGGAGCTTCCGTGCTTGGAATTTATTTTATAAAGCCGGCACTGAACAATTACATAATTCCGTTGATTGGGCAGCAAAATCCGAATATGATTGGATTTGCAAAACTTTTACTTTCCGCGCTTGTAATCTTGATTTTTGGAGCTTTCGCCTCATGGTGCAACTCGCGCCTTATGCTATTCATCTCTACAAACCTTTTGTTCAACATTCGCTGCGATTTGTTCAACAAGCTGGAAAAACTTCCTATCAAATTTTACGATTCTCATACGCACGGCGAACTGATGTCTCGCTTTACAAACGATACTGATGCGCTGCGAGAAATGATGAGCCAGACGATTCCACAGTTGTTCTCATCTATTTTGACTGTAGTTGCGGTTTTTATAATGATGATTGTTTTGAGCCCAATGCTTACAATTATCATGGTTGTGACAATGTTTTTTGCTACGCTTTTAGTGACGAAGATTGGAAAAAAATCTGCAAAAGCGTTCCGCGAAAATCAAAAATGCATTGGTGAACTCAACGGCTTTATAGAAGAGATGATTGAAGGTCAGAAAGTGATAAAAGTATTCAATCACGAAACAAAAGCAAAAGCTGATTTTGAAAAATTGAACTCTAATTTGAGAAAAGCCGGAACTGCGGCTATGACTTACAGCGGATTTATGGGTCCTTTGATGAACAACGTGAGCCACATGCAGTATGCCATAATTGCAATCTGCGGCGCAGCGTTTATGATTATCGGTGAAAACGGAATCATCAATTTGAACTGGTTTACAGGTGTGCTGAATATAGGTGCAATCGCAGCTTTTTTGCAGTACACGCGTTCATTCAGCCAGCCGATATCTATGATGAGCATGCAGGCAACAAGCGTCTTAAATGCGCTCGCCGGTGCTGAACGTATTTTCGCAGTTATCGATGAAGCCCCAGAAGTAGATGAAGGCAAGTTCACTCTTGTAAACGCTTACGAGGCAAAAGTAAAAGATTCCGTTAAGCTTGTGCAGTCTTTTGCGACGACAGGCGAATGGGCATGGAAAAATACCGCAGACAATTCTCTTCACAGACTTGAAGGTGAAGTGATTTTTGACCATGTAACTTTTGGATATAAACCCGAAAAAACAGTTCTCAAAGATATCAGCATACACGCAAAACCGGGCATGAAAATCGCTCTTGTCGGTTCTACAGGTTCAGGAAAGACTACGACAATCAACCTTTTATCACGTTTTTACGATGTCGCTCCCGAAAACGGAAAGATAACATTTGACGGAATCCCTTTGAACGATATTTCAAAAGACGCTTTACGCAAGTCGCTCGGCATGGTTCAGCAGACAACACACCTGTTTACCGGCACAATCAGGGAAAATATCAGATATGGAAATCTCGACGCTTCAGATGCACAGATTTACGAAGCCGCAAAACTTGCGAATGCCGACTATTTTATCAAACATCTCGAGAAAGGATACGACACTGTCATCTCTGGCGACGGTTCAAGTTTGAGCCAGGGACAGCGGCAGTTGCTGGCGATTGCCCGAGCAGCAGTCGCAAATCCACCTGTTCTCGTCCTAGATGAAGCAACTTCTTCAATCGACACCAGAACAGAAAAATTGATTGAAGAAGGAATGGACGCACTGATGAAAGGTAGAACGACTTTTGTAATAGCACATCGTCTTTCAACAGTCCGCAATGCAGATGAAATCATAGTTCTTGAACACGGAACAATAATTGAACGCGGCACACACGAAGAATTGATCGCTGCGAAGGGACGTTATTATTTTCTTTACACAGGAAACAAAATCTCGCTCGACGAATAA
- a CDS encoding ABC-2 transporter permease — protein sequence MNKLLKKEFTFTAHPIVYFFLLFTFLTLIPSYPIVLSAFFMGLGMFQNFQIACQQNDVVYSAMLPVRKKDIVKARYIFVITIQVIFLVISAVLTALRMTVLADAAPFAENVMINANIVYLAWLLIEFCVFNVVFVGGFWKTAYKLGKPFLMFSIWTFVVVGLSEAMHHIQRLQFLNSKDQRLGIQISIFIVACAIYILSTLLSIKKSQYRFERIDL from the coding sequence ATGAATAAACTTTTAAAAAAAGAATTTACTTTTACAGCACATCCGATTGTATATTTTTTTCTTTTATTTACCTTTCTTACACTAATTCCAAGTTATCCGATTGTTTTGAGCGCCTTTTTCATGGGTCTTGGAATGTTTCAAAATTTTCAGATTGCGTGCCAACAAAACGATGTTGTCTACTCGGCGATGCTGCCAGTGCGAAAAAAAGACATTGTAAAAGCTCGCTATATTTTTGTGATTACGATCCAAGTTATTTTCCTTGTGATAAGCGCTGTTTTGACCGCGCTGAGGATGACAGTTCTAGCAGACGCCGCTCCTTTTGCGGAAAATGTGATGATAAACGCGAATATTGTCTATCTCGCATGGCTTTTGATTGAATTCTGCGTTTTCAACGTAGTTTTTGTCGGAGGTTTTTGGAAAACAGCTTACAAGCTTGGAAAGCCTTTTCTCATGTTCTCGATATGGACATTTGTTGTTGTTGGTCTTTCCGAAGCGATGCACCACATTCAGCGCCTCCAGTTTTTAAACTCAAAAGACCAGAGGCTTGGAATACAGATTTCGATTTTTATTGTGGCGTGTGCTATTTATATATTGTCCACACTTTTGAGCATAAAAAAATCACAATACAGATTTGAAAGAATAGATTTGTAA
- the hflK gene encoding FtsH protease activity modulator HflK: MAEEKAKKAHKNVGPAFIIWIIILGLAAITAFSGIYVVDETENAVITRFGKYTKTEGPGLHTKLPFGIEKNYNVDIKTIRAEQFGFKTVKSGRNNEYRNNISEESEMLTGDLNIVDVEWVIQYKVVEPKSWLFNIYERQQTIRDISRSVINTLVGDRTIFDVMSVDRSTIQNLAQEQMNNQFNSLGLGINVTTVQLQNVVPPSEVQEAFEDVNKASQDMKRLINEGKEAYNSEIPKAQGEADRQIQIAEGYAAERINMAKGDVARFNSVYEEYKRSPRVTKERIYLETMDSIFGSEKKPDLIDSELENLVPVKNLKNKE, encoded by the coding sequence ATGGCAGAAGAAAAAGCTAAAAAGGCGCACAAAAATGTGGGACCTGCCTTTATCATCTGGATCATTATTCTTGGGCTTGCAGCAATTACTGCATTTTCAGGCATTTATGTTGTTGATGAAACAGAAAATGCTGTAATTACAAGGTTCGGAAAATATACGAAGACTGAGGGACCGGGACTTCACACAAAACTGCCATTTGGAATTGAAAAAAACTACAATGTCGACATAAAGACAATTCGCGCAGAGCAGTTCGGTTTTAAAACTGTAAAATCAGGGCGCAACAACGAGTACCGAAACAACATCTCCGAAGAATCGGAAATGCTGACGGGAGATTTAAACATAGTCGACGTTGAATGGGTAATTCAATATAAAGTTGTAGAGCCTAAATCATGGCTTTTTAACATTTATGAACGGCAGCAGACAATCCGCGACATCTCTCGGTCTGTGATAAATACGCTCGTCGGCGACCGCACAATATTTGATGTAATGAGTGTCGACCGTTCTACAATTCAAAATTTAGCTCAAGAACAGATGAACAATCAGTTTAACTCTCTCGGACTTGGAATAAACGTTACGACAGTTCAGTTACAGAACGTAGTTCCACCTTCAGAAGTTCAAGAAGCATTTGAAGATGTAAACAAAGCAAGCCAAGACATGAAGCGTTTGATAAACGAAGGGAAAGAAGCGTACAATTCAGAAATTCCTAAGGCACAGGGTGAAGCGGACAGGCAGATCCAAATTGCAGAAGGTTATGCCGCAGAGCGCATCAACATGGCAAAAGGTGATGTCGCAAGGTTTAATTCAGTTTACGAAGAATACAAGCGCTCTCCACGAGTTACAAAAGAACGCATTTACTTGGAAACGATGGACAGCATTTTCGGCAGCGAAAAGAAACCTGATTTGATAGACAGTGAACTCGAAAATCTTGTTCCTGTAAAAAATCTTAAAAACAAGGAATAA
- a CDS encoding ABC transporter ATP-binding protein produces MKILEIKNLCKKYTSFSLDNVSFEMESGMIMGFIGRNGAGKTTTMKSILNLVHADSGIVLYFGESIFDNEDKIKQRIGFATGSSPYYERKTLKKIVSVTKTFYQNWDDGEYKKYIKLFNLDESKKLRELSDGMKVKFSLATALSHHAELLILDEPTSGLDPVSRDEILDIFEYLSKQGIAILFSTHITSDLEKCADCITYIKQGKIISSKKKADFIADYPDCKTIEDIMVKIERTPGKFDIE; encoded by the coding sequence ATGAAAATATTAGAAATTAAAAATCTTTGCAAAAAGTACACTTCGTTCTCGCTCGACAACGTAAGTTTTGAGATGGAGAGCGGAATGATTATGGGGTTCATTGGGCGAAACGGTGCCGGAAAAACTACGACGATGAAATCAATTTTAAACCTTGTCCACGCTGATTCAGGAATAGTTCTTTATTTTGGCGAATCTATTTTTGACAATGAGGACAAAATAAAGCAGCGGATAGGTTTTGCGACGGGAAGTTCCCCTTATTATGAGCGAAAAACTCTTAAGAAAATCGTATCTGTCACAAAAACTTTTTATCAAAATTGGGATGATGGAGAATACAAAAAATATATAAAACTGTTCAATCTCGACGAATCAAAAAAACTTCGGGAGCTTTCTGATGGAATGAAAGTCAAGTTCAGCCTTGCTACGGCTCTTTCTCACCATGCTGAGCTTTTGATTTTAGATGAACCGACGAGCGGACTTGACCCTGTCTCTCGAGATGAGATTCTTGATATTTTTGAATATCTTTCAAAGCAGGGCATCGCAATTCTTTTTTCAACTCATATAACAAGCGACCTTGAAAAGTGCGCCGATTGCATAACATACATCAAGCAGGGAAAAATAATCTCATCAAAGAAAAAAGCTGACTTTATAGCTGATTACCCCGACTGTAAAACTATTGAAGACATCATGGTGAAAATTGAGAGAACACCGGGCAAGTTCGACATCGAATAG
- a CDS encoding polyphenol oxidase family protein, producing MEKISEKLIKYRGIEEKLMKKNIDYIEFPFIKNGLPLERTTDLKCFANAPVCCMTLRAAGSMKFRWETPNHHREEILSSIERQSGNKIFVPVELNHTHTVYDVHSAIDTKGLVGDGIITKDKNLIPTVTVADCMPIYLYEPVTGVFGIVHSGWKGTGIVVDAINLAKKKYGVKAENFCIAMGPHIRSCCYIVNQERATYFSENFTPDCVEPLSFEQSVKVAWNNGGGKLYRLSLEKANIAIIKKAGVLMENIFVHQDCTCCSKDCLYGSNRRETSLAGKPDVFTVQAAYIKW from the coding sequence ATGGAAAAAATCAGTGAAAAGTTGATAAAATATCGGGGCATTGAAGAAAAATTGATGAAAAAAAATATCGATTATATTGAATTTCCGTTTATAAAAAATGGTCTCCCACTTGAAAGAACAACAGACTTAAAATGTTTTGCAAATGCTCCTGTCTGTTGCATGACTTTGCGCGCCGCCGGTTCAATGAAGTTTAGATGGGAGACTCCAAATCATCACAGGGAGGAGATTCTTTCTTCAATTGAAAGGCAGTCAGGAAACAAAATATTTGTACCCGTCGAATTGAATCACACTCACACAGTCTACGATGTGCATTCTGCAATCGATACAAAAGGACTTGTGGGAGACGGAATAATCACAAAAGATAAAAATCTCATTCCGACAGTCACAGTTGCAGATTGTATGCCGATCTATCTATATGAGCCAGTGACAGGAGTTTTTGGAATTGTGCATTCAGGGTGGAAAGGGACAGGAATTGTTGTGGACGCAATCAATCTTGCCAAAAAAAAATATGGCGTAAAAGCGGAAAATTTTTGTATTGCGATGGGACCACATATCCGTTCTTGCTGTTATATTGTAAATCAAGAGCGTGCTACTTATTTTTCAGAGAATTTTACGCCTGATTGTGTTGAGCCGCTGTCATTTGAGCAATCTGTTAAAGTTGCGTGGAATAACGGCGGTGGAAAATTGTACAGGCTGAGTTTGGAAAAAGCAAATATCGCGATAATAAAAAAAGCAGGCGTTTTGATGGAAAATATCTTTGTCCATCAAGATTGCACCTGCTGTTCTAAAGACTGTTTATACGGTTCTAACCGTCGAGAAACAAGTCTTGCAGGCAAACCTGATGTATTTACAGTTCAGGCTGCCTACATAAAATGGTAA
- a CDS encoding heavy-metal-associated domain-containing protein — MKFQDILVILVFIIIVVPLVIPFLKKIISRESCCGTQLGKTENKKLKKITGVKTVKIEGMRCKNCEKKVAQIINSIPQYRAKVNLRKKNAKIYYEENFDMEKIAKLLEEAGFSVASD, encoded by the coding sequence ATGAAATTTCAAGACATATTGGTAATATTGGTCTTTATCATAATTGTCGTACCGCTCGTAATTCCATTTCTGAAAAAGATAATTTCAAGAGAATCATGTTGCGGAACTCAATTGGGAAAAACAGAAAATAAAAAACTAAAAAAAATTACAGGCGTAAAAACAGTAAAGATTGAAGGAATGCGCTGCAAAAACTGCGAAAAAAAAGTCGCACAAATAATAAACAGCATTCCGCAATACAGAGCAAAAGTCAACTTGCGGAAAAAGAATGCGAAAATCTATTATGAAGAAAATTTCGATATGGAAAAAATTGCAAAACTCCTTGAAGAAGCAGGGTTTTCAGTAGCGAGTGATTAA
- the hflC gene encoding protease modulator HflC — protein MNKAMKKLLGWLAAIAILFGLFILTGPFYIVNEGKQVVITRFSKIVDSHTDAGLYIKVPFLDHVIEYPKLILSLDGDAQSITTKENQYIIVDTTSRWKIVDPIAFYRNFQTQDNAYNKISDIVDSSCRTVITQNRMSEIVRSSNIINENKQSKQDEDEETREIDSLINADTSNEVVSKGRSELCRQMVVRAQAELNGYGIELLDIVPRQVKYSAELNQSVYNSMIKDRNQVAQAYRSLGEGKKAKWFGKLENDKRTIASEAYRKSEEIKGNADAQAAAIYAAAYNKDPEFYAFWKSMESYKANLKDYPATYSTKMDYFKYLYGADGKR, from the coding sequence ATGAATAAAGCTATGAAGAAATTGCTCGGCTGGCTAGCTGCCATCGCCATACTTTTTGGTTTGTTTATCCTGACCGGACCATTTTATATTGTAAATGAAGGTAAACAAGTCGTTATCACTCGTTTCAGTAAAATTGTAGATTCTCACACAGATGCAGGGCTCTACATCAAAGTTCCTTTTCTCGACCACGTGATTGAATATCCGAAACTTATCCTTTCACTCGACGGAGACGCTCAGAGCATAACAACTAAGGAAAACCAATATATCATAGTAGATACTACATCTCGGTGGAAAATTGTTGACCCGATAGCTTTTTATCGGAACTTCCAAACTCAAGACAACGCTTACAATAAAATTTCCGATATTGTCGATTCTTCTTGCCGCACTGTAATTACACAGAACAGGATGAGCGAGATAGTTCGTTCGTCAAACATCATCAATGAAAATAAACAATCAAAACAAGATGAGGATGAAGAAACGCGGGAAATCGACAGCCTTATAAACGCCGACACTTCAAACGAAGTTGTTTCAAAAGGTCGCAGTGAACTTTGCCGTCAGATGGTTGTAAGAGCTCAAGCCGAATTAAACGGATACGGAATTGAACTGCTCGATATAGTTCCTCGTCAGGTAAAATATTCAGCGGAATTAAATCAGTCTGTTTACAACAGCATGATAAAAGATCGCAATCAGGTAGCGCAGGCGTACCGTTCTCTTGGCGAAGGTAAAAAAGCAAAGTGGTTCGGAAAACTTGAAAACGACAAACGCACAATCGCATCTGAGGCATACCGAAAATCAGAAGAGATAAAAGGTAATGCTGACGCACAAGCTGCAGCTATTTATGCCGCAGCGTACAACAAAGATCCGGAATTCTACGCATTTTGGAAAAGTATGGAATCATACAAAGCTAACTTAAAAGACTACCCTGCAACATACAGCACAAAAATGGATTACTTTAAGTACCTGTACGGTGCAGACGGAAAAAGATAA
- a CDS encoding acyl-CoA carboxylase subunit beta: protein MEYNIEKQHAKGKLHAIERINALCDKDTFVETYQGVKHNCTSFGMDKKDIPYDGVITGFGKINGRKVAVYAQDFTIQGGSLGHMHGRKIADLTKMAIDARCPVIGINDSGGARIQEGVEALGGYGNVFNQNVRASGAIPQISIIAGPCAGGAVYSPGITDFIFTVDKVTQMFITGPKVVKSVMYMDISAEDLGGAAIHAQKSGVSHFRCDNEKDCYETVRKLLDYIPHYFGDNLPSKEFKFNAKKAEKKINEILPENPRQGYDVRDVINCVIDDDSFLEVMKEFAINCVVGFAKIEGRTVGVVANNPKGVGGVLDCDASDKIARFIRYCDSFDIPLLTFVDVPGFIPGPQEEQKGIIRHGAKVIYAYSEATVPKLTVILRKAYGGAYIAMCSKHLGADFVYAWPCAEIAVMGADGAIEILYAKELKDPAKAQEVEAAAAKYKNEIMTPNIAAERGYITEIIKPEDTRKRITASFDFLETKIFTNKPLKKHGNIPL from the coding sequence ATGGAATATAATATTGAAAAACAGCATGCAAAGGGCAAACTTCACGCAATTGAACGTATAAATGCTCTGTGCGATAAAGACACATTTGTTGAAACATACCAAGGTGTAAAACACAACTGCACAAGTTTTGGCATGGATAAAAAAGACATCCCTTATGATGGCGTAATAACAGGATTCGGGAAAATCAACGGTCGCAAAGTTGCCGTATATGCTCAGGATTTTACAATTCAAGGTGGTTCACTTGGACATATGCACGGTCGCAAAATTGCGGACCTTACTAAGATGGCAATCGATGCGCGCTGTCCTGTGATTGGGATCAACGATTCGGGTGGAGCACGTATTCAAGAAGGTGTTGAAGCGCTCGGCGGTTACGGCAATGTGTTCAATCAGAATGTCCGTGCATCAGGTGCAATTCCGCAGATTTCTATCATTGCAGGACCATGTGCAGGAGGAGCTGTTTATTCACCGGGAATCACAGATTTTATCTTCACTGTAGACAAAGTAACTCAGATGTTCATCACCGGTCCTAAAGTAGTAAAATCAGTTATGTATATGGATATATCTGCTGAAGATCTCGGTGGAGCTGCTATTCACGCACAAAAGTCAGGAGTTTCTCACTTCCGCTGTGACAATGAAAAAGACTGCTACGAAACTGTCCGTAAACTTCTTGATTATATTCCTCACTACTTTGGAGACAATCTTCCTTCTAAAGAATTCAAATTCAACGCTAAAAAAGCAGAAAAAAAGATCAACGAAATCTTGCCTGAGAATCCACGACAAGGATACGATGTTCGAGACGTTATCAACTGTGTGATCGATGATGATTCATTTCTCGAAGTCATGAAAGAATTTGCGATTAACTGCGTTGTCGGATTTGCAAAAATTGAAGGGCGCACTGTCGGCGTTGTTGCAAACAATCCTAAGGGAGTCGGCGGTGTTCTCGACTGCGATGCATCGGACAAAATCGCTCGTTTTATCCGCTACTGTGACTCATTCGATATTCCACTTCTGACATTTGTAGATGTACCGGGATTTATACCGGGTCCTCAGGAAGAGCAAAAAGGTATTATCAGACACGGCGCAAAAGTTATCTACGCTTACTCAGAGGCAACTGTACCAAAACTCACAGTTATTCTCAGAAAAGCATACGGCGGAGCATATATCGCTATGTGTTCAAAACACTTAGGTGCTGATTTTGTCTACGCATGGCCATGTGCGGAAATTGCAGTTATGGGAGCTGATGGAGCTATCGAAATTCTGTATGCAAAAGAACTGAAAGACCCTGCAAAAGCTCAGGAAGTTGAAGCGGCAGCAGCAAAATACAAAAATGAAATAATGACTCCGAACATAGCTGCGGAACGCGGTTATATCACTGAAATAATTAAACCTGAAGACACTCGCAAACGAATAACTGCAAGCTTTGATTTTCTTGAAACAAAGATTTTTACAAACAAGCCATTGAAAAAACATGGAAACATTCCGCTTTAA